One Cygnus atratus isolate AKBS03 ecotype Queensland, Australia chromosome 21, CAtr_DNAZoo_HiC_assembly, whole genome shotgun sequence genomic region harbors:
- the C21H1orf174 gene encoding UPF0688 protein C1orf174 homolog: MAAGGQARRAGAGASRGAGRGRSRQSSSRKAADRQPSKRLKCEKNSLVKSELEGRTCGTGNLAVRNAAPKTSAEDSHSEDSGDCNIIQQKKGESIPETSEERQEKEHNVSLKPFAEKSSSAPSKTESNENLQNHVSSEEESCCETVLSDESSLKDGDVPKKPTELDNSAFLDEDSNQPMPVDRFFGNIDFIQDQPAVAVPSTTVSRREFRRLHFIAKEDEEEEEDVL; this comes from the exons ATGGCGGCAGGAGGCCAGGCGCGGCGGGCCGGAGCCGGGGCTTCGCGTGGGGCCGGCCGCGGGAGGAGCCGCCAG tCTTCTTCACGCAAAGCAGCTGACAGACAACCCTCAAAGAGgctaaaatgtgaaaaaaacagtCTAGTAAAATCAGAACTAGAAGGTCGTACATGTGGGACTGGGAACCTTGCAGTGAGGAACGCAGCACCGAAAACATCTGCTGAGGATTCACATTCAGAAGATTCAGGAGACTGTAATataattcaacagaaaaaaggTGAAAGCATTCCAGAGACTAGTGaagagagacaggaaaaggaGCATAATGTTTCTTTGAAGCCATTTGCAGAGAAATCAAGTAGTGCTccttcaaaaacagaaagcaatgaaaatctgcaaaatcaTGTCAGCAGTGAAGAGGAGAGCTGCTGTGAGACTGTACTTTCAGATGAGTCTAGCTTGAAGGATGGAGATGTCCCAAAGAAACCGACGGAACTAGATAACAGTGCTTTCTTGGATGAAGACAGTAACCAGCCAATGCCTGTGGACAGGTTCTTTGGAAACATTGACTTTATACAG GATCAGCCAGCAGTTGCAGTCCCAAGCACAACAGTGAGCAGGCGGGAATTCAGAAGGCTACATTTCATCGCaaaggaagatgaggaggaggaagaggatgttCTCTAG